tactcatctcatatgtatatactgtactctataccatctactgcatcttgcctatgccgtttggccatcgctcattcatatatatttatgtacatattcttattcattcctttacacttgtgtatataaggtagttgttgtgaaattgttaggttagattacttgttagatattactgcatggtcggaactagaagcacaagcatttcgctacactcacattaacatctgataaccatgtgtatgtgacaaataaaatttgatggtCCTATTACGCACGTACGACCACTAGGGCCAGGCAATGAAGTTCTACCTaccacagtcatatagcctccCCTTGAAAACGCCTCGACTATGGCATGTTTGTCTGACTGTAAGGGTACACTACGGCTTTTTAAATGCTGAAACTAAACCTTCTCTGGGGATCGTTTCGAAGCGCCACTGAACGGGCATTTTACTAACCTCCATCACTATTCAACCATAACGGTCAATAAAATGACCTAGAGCTGCCTGCGTGCAGACCACTCTCTCCTAAAAAAAGTATGTACATTATTTTTAAAATACTGTGACTTACCAAGACATCTTCCACTAGGCATCGACTactaagattcagtatttttggaacGGAGGAGACTGATAAGTTGCAGTACTTCCGAGAACACAAACACTCGCATCTTTCATAGCGAGCTagcgagggacggagagagaggggaggggcacagtataggcaggtcggccACCAGGCAGACGGAGTCAGAACCGTGCAGTAGGCCTATCTATCCgcaatcaaaagctgtatctcGCAATGGAATGCTGTATTTCGCAATTTCTTAGCTTGCAATGTCtcgcaacttcagtaaagcagggcctatcatcaatgaatatgctaggatattctacacgcaacagacTGAGGACACACTGGCATCATTAGTGAAGAGAAAGAGCAGCAGGAGAGCCAGCTGCACTGTGATTTTAAAATTTGTGGGGGGAAAGGATCCAAATTTCGTTGAAACGTTCAGAACCCTACtctagagagagaaataaagaggaaCGAGATCAACGGATGACTGAAatagaggggaaagaaagaaacGGAGAGAGATATAGACCAGTTATATGTCCCTGAATGCGTAGAGCAGTGAAAACTGCTCAGCGTACCTCCTGAATCCTCCAATCAGAATGATCTCTGCCCCCGGGAGCACAGCATGAACCGCCCTCTCCACAATCTGACCAATTGCAACAGCCTCTGATTTCGTGACAGGCAGGTTCAGTTCGTCATAATACTGCAgacctgagagggagagaggaagagaagaggattGAGTGACCTTTGCACTGACTGTAGAAAACTATTGTGCAGAGGGCACTTTAGGCTTACTACCACTGCTCAGAgaggctttatatatatatatatatatatatatatatatatatatatatatatatagtatataacacactcacacacactcacaacaccacACTCACTacacctacacaccacacactgcctCGTTGCGTCTTGGTTGAGTGTGTGTCCTGATCTTTGCAGGTCGGAGGGGTGTGTGTATTCCTCCCTGAACCAACGGTCCGCTGTCTCGCCCCTACCCCGAAAATACTGTTAGGGCCTGAACACACACTTCTCTAATAAGTGGAAGCAAAGGACAGAGTCTGGGACATAACCAGAGATGGAGGTTCTAGCGCACCCTATCTCACTTCATGGCTTAACATGTTCATGAATGCGTGGTGGTCTCACCTCATGATACCCATCAACTCTCCATAAGAGTAAACAGGGAGAAGAAGGGACTGAGAGGCGATTGAGAGGTTTCTGATAAGAGACCTGGAGAGAGCGAGAATACACACaggcagaaagagagcgagagaaactaCACACaggcagaaagagagcgagagaatacacagacagaaagagagcgagtaaTACAccaacagaaagagagcgaggaaataacaagacagaaagagagcggtaaaacagacagaagaggagataACCAGACAGAAAAGCGAGAGGTGAAACAGAGAAGTGAAAAAATAGACAGATGTTGTATCAGACTTGATGATCTGAGTGAATGCTCCCCCAGACAAGGTAGTCCTGTACTGTTGCTCTGCCCTCTGACCTCCTGGGGAGGACTATCAACAAGGCTGCTGCCTAACGGAATGCACTCCGTCCTCGTTTTCACTGACTCCGCATTCTCAGCAGTATGGACAACGATCCTACAGgggggagaaaagaagagagaaaaataagagagaagaaagaggaggcggagagagagagaaaaggaggggcagagagagagagaggaggggagagagggaaggaggtagagaaggagaggaagaggagagagagagagagaggagagagagagaaggagggagagagagagagaaaggaggggagagagagagagaaaggaggggagagagagagagaaaggaggggagagagagagagaaaggaggggagagagagagaggtatatagaCAGCTCGTTCAAAAAATACAATATGCTTTTGACAACATAAGTTAGTGTTTGGGATGGAACAAAGTAGCCATAGATGTCATTCAGAACATCAACACCTCGTAAGTGAGGGGATTGTGGGAAGGAGGAGGACTCAcggtcagtgttgtgttgtggtgcagTAGAGGGGTGTGTCTCTGACAGGCATAGCTGGGTACTGAGACCACTGCCAGCTCCAAAccaggcttctctctctcctgtggaaCAAGGTTGTGTACATTAGGCACACCccacaacatttattttatcgTCACAGACTGGATAGGTGCAATGAAATACGTTGTTTTACAGGGGCCATTAGAAAACAGACAAGCAGGGAAGGACTACCTGGACTTTTTGTTGCAAAGGGTTTTCAGTTGCATGCCCCCATGAAAATAACCCATATCATTCTCCACTATGCGAGGAAGATGACATTAGTCAAAGTACGGGTAGTGGTAGTAGGTACAGGTAGGTGGCCTGGCTATATCCTACCTGTAGTCTGTGTCTGTCCAGTATAATCACAGGGATGCCAGCATGCATGCTCTCTGTGTACCACACCATGTCCAGGAGATGGACAGAACCAGGTCGGGCTGGCCtgccttctcccccttctctgctCTGTCCTCCAGTCTGGAGGTCCAGCCAAGTCCGGACTTCCTCCCCAGAATTATTCTCGGACACGATATGAGTGATGGAACGGCTatggaaaaagagaaagagaggttacCAAGACTTGATTTACATTGGCAAATATCCCTAAAGTGTCTCTAAACACCCTTGTTCCCTTTCATTCAAGACCACTGATTTATAGGAACTTAAGTCTCGATTGATACCTACTCAATCTTTCTAGCCTAGCTATCGGTCTTAGATCAGCAGGGATAGTACTGGAGACAAGGTGAAGTTATTAGCATACATTATTTTCACTCCAGAATATTGTTGTTCACACTACCTTAAGAAGTATTCTATGTTGAAACCTTTCCCCCGCCCGAGCCGGGTGAGGAAGGCTCTCCGACTGGCTCCCATTTTTCTCTCCAGGAGAAAGATGACAACCCCGGGAAACTTGCTGGTCCTGTCACCGCTGCTGTCGCTTGTAACGGAGCAGTTCACTTTCCTGCGCTTTAGAGGGATCATATTTGTTGGCAGACTCGCTCATCTGTCTATAAAACGACAACAGATACATGAACAACGGTTCATAATTCTCACGAGtgtgcttcttcttcttccttgAGGTTTTATGGCAGACTACGCCTATTGatgtattgccgccacctactgtacggatAGTGACTAGTATCTTgggctcccgactggcgcagCTGTCTAGGCACTGCATAGAcacggcatctcagtgcaagaggcgtcacgaCAGTCCcttgttcaaatccaggctgtatcacacccggtcgtgattgggagtcccatagggcggcgcacaattggcccagcgtcgtccgggtttggccgtcattgtaaataagaatttgttcttaactgacttgcctagttaaataaaggttaaataaaaaagtgtgCTGCTGTCTTGCTACCACGATGACGTACATGTCTCATCAAGTCAATTTTGGACAACCTTCTGCAGCAAGTGCAACACTAAAAATAGTTCCGACGGGGAAACAGGAAGTGCCCTTCCCACCACGCGCCCATGTGGTCAACATAAGAGTTCGCGTGTTTTTATCCTTGTACGTCAAATTAGTCACTTCTCTATTAGGATAAACACATGTAATGACCCGCATGGCAAATGTCTAGCTAGAAACCAAtacacttttattttaatttgaaatAGAGCAAACGTAGTATACAGAAATGTAGACCAAACTGTTGTAACAAGTTTCAGCTGTTTCAAGACGAATCATCAACATAATATATTAAACACTCCGCGCTAGACCCCATTACATTGATGTTTGCAATTTGTGACTCGTTCTAAGAACACTTTCTTTTGTGGTATTTCAAGCAAGCTGCCACATTTATTGGTATTTATCTAAAATACCACACCACAACCGGTTTAAAGTCCTCCCTCTTCAATCGAGTGGAAAAAAAGGTGATCATATGACCATTAGCTGGTTACTTCCTCAAACTTTCTCAGACGTCTCTTCCCTTGTGACCAGCAGCAGTGTGACTTGCATTCTGTCCGTGCCCTCCCCCGGTCCATAGGTGGTTTCATATGTACATTACTTCGCCTAGAGCAGAAAACGAAAACACCGCGCTATAACAGTGGAGCGGTAGCCAGCTAACCCATGGCAAGTTCGGAGGCAAAAACCAGACAAAAGAAGCGACGATTAACACCGAATGGAGGAGTGCGCGCAGCATTGTTTCTCGCGCTGTTTACCTGCACGCTCAGGTGTTCGGAATGCGAAAAACCGAGCAATATCGTCCTGATTTTAGCGGATGATCAGGATGTGTACCTCGGGGGAATGGTGAGTAGTTCTAGTTTGGCTGGGTTTGTTAAGAACTAAATCGAGTACGTTTTGTGCGTAAATCAAACGTATTAATAATGTATATTAAAAATGTATAATGTGTAGGCTAATATAATTGTGGTGGTCCTCTGCTATAGCCAGGCCGATAGTTGTTGTTATGGTGGGCTGACGATGTTTTGAATTGAAGGGAACAAGCGTGACCCACTTACTGCCATTTTCATATCCTACTTTCCATACGTACATTACGTGGCTAAAGGCCTATATGTTGAGGCAGAGGGCAATAACATTGTGCGACATACAGAAGCCCACATTGTAGCAGTGACATTCAACAAAATCAAAACCATGATCAATATAGAGGCTATAGAACTATTCATATATTTTCTATCGTATGGTCACCATGCTACATGCTTCTTGTGTCCGGTAGTCTATTAAAAGTATGAGAAATAGGCTACCGAATGTTTCAACCTGAAACATTTTATATCAACTTGGACCAAAACAGGATGTctaatattttttcttcttcctaGTGTTGTTTCGGATTAAACAAAAGTGCGTGTATTTAAGGTTTCATGTTGAGATAAAATAAAGCACTTCTCCATTTTGTGCTTCTCGGTTCAACAGACACCTATGACGAAAACCAAAGCCTTGATTGGAGATGCTGGAGCCACCTTTTCAAATGCTGTGAGTACCGAACAGcttcacatcaacaacatggtCCTCGAACCTGCACCTGTCAGTCAGTCCAACACCTAAGCCATTACACTGAGATTCCAATTGCTGGAGTTTCACTAAGGTTTTGAGATGTCcctgatctctcctctcccctctttttatttctccctctctctctctgtccagtttACAGCGACCCCGCTGTGTTGCCCCAGTAGGAGTAGTATCCTAACGGGGCAGTACCCCCATAACCACGCAGTGAGGAACAACTCCCTGGATGGGAACTGCTCCAGCCCTCTGTGGCAGAAAGGACCAGAGACCACGGCCTTCCCTGTCTACCTCAGCAAACAGCATTACCAGACCTTCTACGCCGGGAAGTACCTcaaccaggtaacacacacactagggctgggaattgccaaggACCTCACAATAAGATATTATCATGataatacatatcgtatcggcatcTTTCTCGTGTTTCTGTATGTATTGTGATTGGATACTGTGATTGAT
This portion of the Salvelinus sp. IW2-2015 linkage group LG4q.1:29, ASM291031v2, whole genome shotgun sequence genome encodes:
- the polm gene encoding DNA-directed DNA/RNA polymerase mu codes for the protein MIPLKRRKVNCSVTSDSSGDRTSKFPGVVIFLLERKMGASRRAFLTRLGRGKGFNIEYFLSRSITHIVSENNSGEEVRTWLDLQTGGQSREGGEGRPARPGSVHLLDMVWYTESMHAGIPVIILDRHRLQEREKPGLELAVVSVPSYACQRHTPLLHHNTTLTVSPPPSHNPLTYEVLMIVVHTAENAESVKTRTECIPLGSSLVDSPPQEVRGQSNSLQYYDELNLPVTKSEAVAIGQIVERAVHAVLPGAEIILIGGFRRGKQTGHDVDFLITHPDEGREEGLMPKVVSWLEAQGFLLYQKTTRNSYLESKEGPARPASNMDRFERCFSIFRLSTDNEGREIQAGDDFPRLPQTPDHAQKVSWVLGHSQCSGPRSWRAVRVDLVVSPYSQFAFALLGWTGSKLFERELRRWAVHEKAMTLSSHALYDRKRTQYLRASSEEEIFAHLGLEYIPPCDRNA